One segment of Marvinbryantia formatexigens DSM 14469 DNA contains the following:
- a CDS encoding glycoside hydrolase family 3 N-terminal domain-containing protein, whose product MELYSSIDWSGVEDSAVTVRVTNTGDAAAKHVVQLYVAQPYTDYDRENGVEKPAIQLVGYAKTGEASESDYTQSVLLNPGESEEVTVIFNTGDFRTYDDTYVHDDVTGAYTLEAGEYVFSTGNGAHDAVQSVLKYQYPELMQNVTSSGVTLAVELEEDMAFTESNGTVIQNRLADADLNTWACGTEVTYLTRNDWAGTFPTEVMFVTATEEMITLLQNATYDANEVNAQYDGETEWEYEQNLGVVAAQLFGADYNDPLYEDLMREVSLQDMLDQYTANTETLKSIGLPKVNGADSPLGIMGILGRFTEGTIYEIEESDEYYGYETNVYESEVVVASTYSHLLASEQGRMVGNDSIWTLVTQWNAPGLNVHRSPYNARNYEYYSEDSVLTGNMGADVVRKAQEYGVSATAKHFAFNDQETDRDGVAVFIDEQAARENELRGFQIVIEDGDLMNLMTAFNRIGLTHCGASQELMNGILRGEWGYNGRVITDSVKSAQYFLPSECLMAGNDQMLGGGNSSAAWGYSVEVFEEDTALQAQLRESYHRYLYTAINSNRMNGITEESSVASAYTAWQWILTGIWGACIVLAAVSAVLWGLSVRCRRKTDREKTYE is encoded by the coding sequence ATGGAATTATATAGCAGTATCGACTGGTCCGGCGTGGAAGATTCTGCAGTCACTGTGAGGGTGACGAATACAGGAGATGCGGCGGCAAAGCATGTGGTACAGCTTTATGTAGCCCAGCCGTATACAGACTATGACAGAGAGAACGGCGTAGAAAAACCGGCAATCCAACTCGTAGGATATGCAAAGACCGGAGAGGCGTCTGAGTCTGATTATACGCAGTCGGTGCTCCTGAATCCGGGTGAGAGTGAGGAGGTTACTGTGATATTTAATACGGGTGATTTCCGGACTTATGATGATACTTATGTGCACGACGATGTGACAGGCGCATATACGCTGGAAGCAGGAGAATATGTGTTCTCGACAGGTAATGGTGCGCATGATGCAGTACAGTCTGTACTGAAATACCAGTATCCGGAGCTGATGCAGAATGTAACGTCGTCCGGCGTGACGCTTGCAGTTGAGCTGGAGGAAGACATGGCGTTTACAGAGTCCAATGGTACGGTGATTCAGAACCGGCTTGCGGATGCCGATCTGAACACGTGGGCTTGCGGAACGGAGGTGACATATCTGACAAGAAATGACTGGGCAGGAACATTCCCGACAGAGGTAATGTTTGTAACGGCGACAGAAGAAATGATTACACTCCTGCAGAATGCCACCTACGATGCAAATGAGGTAAATGCACAGTATGACGGAGAAACTGAGTGGGAATATGAGCAGAATCTGGGAGTTGTGGCGGCGCAGCTTTTCGGTGCGGATTATAACGACCCGCTATATGAGGATTTAATGCGGGAAGTCAGCCTTCAGGATATGCTGGACCAGTATACCGCTAACACGGAGACGCTGAAATCGATAGGTCTGCCAAAGGTAAATGGTGCAGACAGCCCGCTTGGCATTATGGGGATACTTGGAAGATTTACAGAGGGGACAATTTATGAGATAGAAGAATCAGATGAATATTACGGATATGAGACGAACGTATATGAAAGTGAAGTCGTAGTTGCATCGACATATAGTCATCTGCTGGCTTCAGAACAGGGAAGGATGGTCGGAAATGATTCAATCTGGACTCTTGTGACCCAGTGGAATGCGCCGGGACTTAATGTACACAGAAGTCCGTATAATGCGAGAAATTATGAATATTATTCAGAAGATTCCGTACTTACGGGAAATATGGGTGCAGATGTGGTGAGAAAAGCACAGGAATATGGGGTGTCAGCAACAGCAAAGCATTTTGCATTTAATGACCAGGAAACGGATCGTGATGGCGTAGCTGTATTTATTGACGAGCAGGCCGCAAGAGAGAATGAACTCAGAGGTTTTCAGATTGTGATTGAAGACGGTGACCTTATGAATCTGATGACTGCATTTAACCGGATAGGTCTTACTCATTGCGGGGCAAGCCAGGAACTGATGAATGGTATTCTGCGCGGAGAATGGGGATACAACGGAAGAGTGATTACCGATTCTGTGAAATCTGCACAATATTTTCTTCCGAGCGAATGTCTGATGGCAGGCAATGATCAGATGCTTGGCGGTGGTAACAGCTCTGCTGCGTGGGGGTACAGTGTGGAAGTGTTTGAAGAGGATACTGCACTTCAGGCACAGCTTCGTGAATCATACCACCGTTATCTTTACACGGCAATCAACAGCAATCGCATGAACGGCATTACGGAGGAAAGCTCTGTGGCCAGTGCATACACGGCGTGGCAGTGGATTCTGACGGGTATATGGGGCGCATGTATTGTTCTGGCAGCGGTATCTGCTGTCCTGTGGGGATTAAGTGTCCGATGCAGAAGGAAAACAGACAGGGAGAAAACATATGAGTAA
- a CDS encoding glycoside hydrolase family 5 protein: MKIKGVNFGNWLVLEKWMSPELFEGIDAEDEVWLNRVMDQTEKEALLKQHRDTYITEKDFKQVADWGLNLVRLPVPFFVFGDRTPYAGCIEYVDKAFDWAEKYGVQILVDLHTVPGSQNGYDNGGIIGVCKWCKKPEEVKFALSVLERLAQRYGERRGLYGIEVLNEPISRLVYMTAPSTGKARDREEAKGSSYVPMKFLKPFYIEAYKRLRAILPEEKTIVFHDGFRLGAWKDFFKKAGMKNVVIDTHIYISAMENMLPLHFLPVYKIYVWYNMRVIKKTARWTPVIVGEWNIVNKRALILAEKEKDAGRQKQICRMEHWKIEDMERKAWESSAGWIYWNYRLHKDTDCDDAWKNIRNTLDGWDFTRTVAHGWWRELYDEQ; the protein is encoded by the coding sequence ATGAAGATTAAAGGCGTGAATTTCGGAAACTGGCTGGTTCTGGAAAAATGGATGAGTCCGGAGCTATTTGAGGGAATTGATGCAGAAGATGAAGTGTGGCTGAACCGTGTTATGGACCAGACAGAGAAGGAAGCGCTTCTTAAGCAGCACAGGGATACCTATATAACAGAAAAGGATTTTAAACAGGTCGCTGACTGGGGACTGAACCTGGTCCGGCTGCCCGTTCCGTTCTTTGTATTCGGTGACCGGACTCCCTATGCCGGTTGTATTGAATATGTAGATAAAGCGTTTGATTGGGCAGAAAAATACGGCGTGCAGATTCTTGTGGATCTGCATACCGTGCCCGGCAGCCAGAATGGATATGACAATGGCGGTATCATCGGAGTCTGCAAGTGGTGCAAAAAACCGGAGGAAGTGAAATTTGCTCTGAGTGTACTGGAACGGCTGGCACAGCGTTACGGAGAACGGAGGGGATTGTACGGTATTGAAGTGCTGAATGAACCAATAAGCCGGCTTGTCTATATGACAGCGCCGTCAACGGGAAAAGCGAGGGACAGGGAAGAGGCGAAAGGCTCTTCCTATGTACCGATGAAGTTTTTAAAGCCGTTCTATATAGAAGCCTACAAACGGCTGAGAGCAATTTTGCCGGAAGAGAAAACCATTGTGTTCCACGATGGATTCCGGCTGGGAGCATGGAAGGATTTCTTTAAGAAGGCAGGCATGAAGAATGTGGTGATAGATACCCATATTTATATCAGCGCTATGGAGAATATGTTGCCTCTGCATTTTCTGCCTGTATATAAAATATATGTGTGGTACAACATGCGTGTCATTAAAAAGACTGCGCGCTGGACGCCTGTGATAGTCGGCGAGTGGAATATTGTAAATAAAAGAGCGCTTATCCTGGCAGAGAAAGAAAAAGATGCCGGACGACAGAAACAAATCTGCCGGATGGAACACTGGAAGATTGAGGATATGGAGCGGAAGGCATGGGAATCCTCGGCTGGATGGATTTACTGGAATTACAGGTTGCATAAGGATACGGACTGCGACGATGCCTGGAAGAATATCAGAAACACACTGGACGGATGGGATTTTACAAGGACGGTTGCACATGGATGGTGGAGAGAATTGTATGACGAACAATAA
- a CDS encoding SGNH/GDSL hydrolase family protein, with protein MKKKKLTLIILSIAVLFMTVSGIYLSVVKKPAADRNNQEKEPVLAEEQKESPLYGKRIIFLGSSVTYGEAADGYSFVDYLEEKDGIKAVKEAVSGTTLTDSGGDSYVQRMKNNIDKDMEADAFVCQLSTNDATQRMPLGEIADTKELEDFDTGTVTGAIEYIIGYASETWDCPVIFYTNSKFGHKGYEEMIDVMTDIQKKWNIGFIDMYNDTEFNDISDEQKKEYMADYIHPTRQGYIQWWAPYIEDYLITYLAE; from the coding sequence ATGAAAAAGAAAAAGCTGACATTAATCATTTTAAGTATAGCAGTATTGTTTATGACAGTTTCGGGAATATACTTGTCTGTGGTAAAAAAGCCTGCCGCAGACCGGAATAATCAGGAAAAAGAACCGGTCCTTGCAGAAGAACAGAAAGAAAGCCCGCTATACGGGAAAAGGATAATATTTCTCGGCTCTTCTGTAACATATGGAGAAGCAGCAGACGGATATTCATTTGTAGACTATCTGGAAGAAAAAGATGGAATAAAAGCTGTGAAGGAGGCTGTTTCGGGCACGACTTTGACAGACAGTGGCGGTGATTCGTATGTGCAGAGAATGAAAAACAATATAGATAAAGATATGGAAGCTGATGCATTTGTCTGCCAGTTATCTACGAATGATGCGACACAGCGAATGCCGCTGGGAGAAATCGCGGATACGAAAGAGCTGGAGGATTTTGACACAGGCACTGTTACAGGTGCGATAGAATATATTATAGGCTATGCATCTGAAACGTGGGACTGTCCTGTTATTTTTTATACAAATTCAAAATTCGGGCATAAAGGTTATGAAGAAATGATAGATGTCATGACCGATATCCAGAAAAAATGGAATATCGGGTTTATTGATATGTATAATGATACAGAATTTAATGATATTTCAGATGAGCAGAAAAAAGAATATATGGCAGATTATATTCATCCGACGCGGCAGGGATATATTCAGTGGTGGGCACCCTATATAGAAGACTATCTGATTACTTATTTGGCGGAGTGA
- a CDS encoding MFS transporter: MTNNKTEESVAKKKTGLWNNKRFHTKIKTKDVNFWEMVFGYFLGPLGVLIMTTLVSTYYLTYYRTYDDIVAQGTFLTLLPLISVIPMVLSNIIAGVLIGRTNTGEGKARPYILAAAPLLLVSGILVFCIPYLSLEFRMVWMVLTYNLFAAVANPLYSTSHYLMVSLSTRNLEQRGKLSVVANIPAVAANGLFSSIVMPLILSWIKSAADKQGVQNRWQCIMVMFSVIAFFACILEYYFTRERITEEGKGSEEEEEKVSSVKQLRAAMSDKYWWIIMIFYALYQAGVMFKGGFIFNIYCNEFFAETQVFGMQLNGEMVQSVLALISGIPLAAGMLFISPLANKFGKRSVIIAGLAFSIVGSIICISAPDSFMVVLIGQTFKGIGSIPGAYIMMALFADVLEHLEARFGFRCDGVSMSVYNAILTVVNGLATAFFLFFYDNSAFSPAGVAEFFFVGYEIIAHAVLIILLLFMNVEKGIKEDQKIIAERKKTAKSAVKGE; encoded by the coding sequence ATGACGAACAATAAGACAGAAGAAAGCGTAGCAAAAAAGAAGACGGGTTTATGGAATAATAAAAGATTCCACACGAAGATAAAAACAAAAGATGTGAATTTTTGGGAAATGGTGTTTGGATATTTCCTGGGTCCTCTGGGCGTGCTGATTATGACAACACTGGTCAGTACATACTATCTGACCTATTACCGGACTTATGACGATATTGTTGCGCAGGGAACATTTCTGACGCTTTTACCGCTGATTTCCGTAATCCCAATGGTGCTGTCAAACATTATTGCAGGCGTATTGATTGGCAGGACGAATACAGGAGAGGGAAAGGCAAGACCATATATACTGGCTGCAGCGCCTCTGCTTCTAGTATCCGGTATCCTGGTATTCTGTATTCCTTATCTGAGCCTGGAATTTCGCATGGTCTGGATGGTGCTGACCTATAATCTGTTTGCTGCGGTGGCAAATCCATTGTATTCTACTTCGCATTATCTAATGGTTTCGCTGTCTACGAGGAATCTGGAACAGAGGGGAAAACTGTCTGTAGTGGCAAACATTCCTGCGGTGGCAGCAAACGGACTCTTTAGTAGCATCGTTATGCCGTTGATTTTGAGCTGGATTAAGTCGGCGGCAGATAAGCAAGGCGTACAAAACCGATGGCAGTGTATCATGGTCATGTTCTCTGTTATTGCATTTTTTGCATGTATCCTGGAATATTATTTTACGAGAGAGCGTATCACGGAGGAAGGGAAAGGCTCTGAAGAAGAGGAAGAAAAGGTTTCTTCCGTAAAGCAGTTAAGGGCGGCGATGAGCGATAAATACTGGTGGATTATCATGATTTTCTACGCTCTTTATCAGGCGGGAGTTATGTTTAAAGGCGGATTTATCTTTAATATTTATTGCAATGAGTTTTTTGCAGAGACGCAGGTGTTTGGAATGCAGCTTAACGGGGAGATGGTACAGTCCGTGCTGGCGCTTATAAGCGGGATCCCTCTTGCTGCCGGGATGTTGTTTATCTCGCCACTTGCGAATAAATTCGGCAAGAGGAGCGTGATCATCGCCGGACTGGCATTCTCTATTGTGGGAAGTATCATTTGCATATCGGCTCCGGACAGTTTTATGGTGGTGCTGATTGGGCAGACATTCAAGGGGATAGGAAGTATTCCAGGAGCGTACATTATGATGGCGCTTTTTGCAGATGTACTGGAGCATCTTGAAGCGAGATTCGGTTTCCGCTGCGATGGCGTTTCCATGTCTGTATATAATGCGATTCTGACGGTTGTAAATGGGCTTGCGACGGCGTTTTTCCTGTTTTTTTATGATAATTCTGCTTTTTCCCCGGCAGGAGTGGCAGAGTTCTTTTTCGTGGGATATGAAATTATTGCACATGCGGTATTGATAATACTGCTCCTGTTTATGAATGTTGAAAAGGGCATAAAAGAGGATCAGAAAATCATTGCAGAAAGAAAAAAGACGGCAAAATCAGCAGTAAAGGGAGAATAG
- a CDS encoding LytR/AlgR family response regulator transcription factor, with protein sequence MRVAVIDDEKEVRDKLTKYIRRFSEESGVKMEVSTFPSGDALLAEYQQVWDILIFDIDMPGTNGMETSKKIRKRDKNVTILFITNVAQYAIDGYGVDAVDYILKPINYYEFSMKFHRTVAKAAHSRERAVMVDTIEGTRRIRIKEVEYVEVLAHYIYIHTQEREFKARGNMKEWEEELKPFGFSRVHKSYLVNMAKVEGIQGKELTVAGHVIPVSRNYRDSFMQDYMKFYRGE encoded by the coding sequence ATGAGAGTGGCAGTGATTGATGATGAAAAGGAAGTGAGAGACAAGCTTACCAAATATATCAGACGTTTCTCAGAAGAATCGGGCGTAAAGATGGAGGTGAGCACATTTCCGTCCGGAGATGCTTTGCTGGCTGAGTATCAGCAGGTATGGGATATACTGATATTTGATATTGATATGCCGGGAACGAACGGGATGGAGACATCAAAGAAAATCAGAAAACGGGATAAGAATGTAACCATACTTTTCATCACGAATGTGGCACAGTATGCGATAGACGGATATGGCGTTGATGCGGTGGACTATATTCTGAAGCCCATCAATTATTATGAATTTTCCATGAAATTCCATCGGACAGTGGCAAAGGCTGCTCATAGCAGGGAACGCGCGGTTATGGTGGACACTATAGAGGGAACACGCAGAATTCGGATAAAAGAGGTCGAATATGTGGAAGTACTTGCCCATTATATTTATATCCATACGCAGGAAAGGGAATTCAAAGCACGTGGGAATATGAAAGAGTGGGAGGAAGAGCTGAAGCCATTTGGGTTTTCACGTGTGCATAAATCCTATCTGGTTAATATGGCGAAAGTAGAGGGAATACAGGGAAAAGAACTGACGGTGGCAGGGCATGTAATTCCGGTGTCCAGAAACTACAGAGATTCTTTCATGCAGGACTATATGAAGTTTTACAGAGGAGAATGA
- a CDS encoding glycoside hydrolase family 3 C-terminal domain-containing protein, whose protein sequence is MKKKRIKPSPRFFRGMTAIFSALLILTGSIRTVAFDWKDKVNEMLGVSSEGVKRSQNPDDYIYLSDYDTAAELVEAEIGLATRIQAEGTVLLKGTAEAGGTNVTLFGMRSLKMQYGGTMGGKVSEKQCVSLADALTEYGFSVNPVMQQFYMDMTQTYTPGNAAGATNIDTNTGTTVNEVPVSEYTQTQEDSYDTYSDAAIIVLGRDSSEGSDYYPGAEGIADADEFSGSPTGNILGLSDDERELIAYVESQGFGKVIVLINSGSAMELEELDMDDSVDTIMWIGNPGCYGTYGIAQILSGGVLPSGHLADTYAVNSALSPAAVNYGAYTFTNAADIDSSPNDALRSSWYLAELEGIYIGYKYYETRYYDTVTGAGNASEAAHGETADGKDVWNYIAVSTGPAWKILQSL, encoded by the coding sequence ATGAAAAAAAAGAGAATAAAACCCAGTCCCCGGTTTTTCAGAGGAATGACAGCTATTTTTTCTGCGCTTTTAATCCTGACAGGGAGCATCCGTACCGTTGCGTTTGACTGGAAAGATAAGGTAAATGAAATGCTTGGAGTTTCCAGTGAAGGCGTGAAACGGAGCCAGAATCCGGATGATTACATCTATCTGTCAGATTATGACACAGCGGCAGAGCTGGTCGAAGCAGAAATCGGACTTGCGACAAGAATCCAGGCTGAGGGAACAGTGCTGCTGAAAGGAACCGCTGAGGCGGGTGGAACAAATGTGACGCTGTTTGGTATGCGCAGCCTCAAAATGCAGTACGGTGGTACGATGGGCGGAAAAGTATCCGAAAAACAGTGCGTCAGTCTTGCGGATGCTCTGACAGAATACGGATTCAGTGTCAATCCAGTAATGCAGCAGTTTTATATGGATATGACACAGACCTATACTCCGGGAAACGCTGCAGGAGCAACCAATATAGATACAAATACAGGAACGACTGTCAATGAAGTTCCGGTAAGTGAATACACACAGACGCAGGAAGACAGCTACGATACGTACAGCGACGCTGCAATCATTGTGCTGGGCAGGGATTCTTCTGAAGGAAGCGACTATTATCCGGGAGCGGAAGGCATTGCAGACGCGGACGAGTTTTCCGGGAGTCCGACAGGAAATATCCTCGGTCTGTCAGATGATGAAAGAGAGCTGATAGCCTATGTGGAATCCCAGGGATTTGGAAAAGTGATTGTGCTGATTAATTCCGGAAGCGCTATGGAACTCGAAGAGCTTGATATGGATGACAGTGTGGATACGATCATGTGGATTGGCAATCCGGGATGCTATGGCACATATGGTATCGCGCAGATATTAAGCGGCGGGGTGCTCCCGTCGGGACATCTGGCGGATACTTATGCAGTTAATTCGGCACTTTCGCCGGCGGCAGTAAACTACGGTGCATACACATTTACAAATGCGGCTGATATCGATTCGTCTCCGAATGATGCGCTTCGTTCGAGCTGGTATCTGGCAGAGCTGGAGGGGATCTACATTGGATATAAATATTATGAGACCAGATATTATGATACTGTCACAGGAGCGGGAAATGCATCGGAGGCAGCGCACGGTGAAACGGCTGATGGCAAAGATGTATGGAATTATATAGCAGTATCGACTGGTCCGGCGTGGAAGATTCTGCAGTCACTGTGA
- a CDS encoding TIM-barrel domain-containing protein, whose protein sequence is MLKIEEGKLKYHYDAEELWIEPWGQNSLRIRATKNNCMPENDWALQKPADGQQCADIAPAQESGKEKNTEYNIRETAQGAEIVNGKITAKISQSGKIMIYNQKGEILLEEYWRNRRDVRDAKCSAIEVEAREFRPNIAGDYRLTMRFESKDPHEKIFGMGQYQQPYLDLKGMDLELAHRNSQASVPFLISSRGYGLLWNNPSIGRAVFGRNIMSFEAYATKALDYWVTAGDTPKEIEEAYASVTGTVPMMPEYGLGFWQCKLRYQTQEELLEVAREYKRRNLPIDLIVIDYFHWPKQGEWKFDPVYWPDPEAMVKELKEMGIELMVSIWPTVDRECENFEEMLEKGYLIRTERGFRTGQYFLGATLYYDATNPGAREYVWEKAKKNYYEKGIRVFWLDEAEPEYSAYDFDNYRYYLGTDLEVGNLYPLDYARTFYEGMEAEGQKNIVNLLRCAWAGSQKYGALVWSGDIASSFESMRNQLAAGLNMGLAGIPWWTTDIGGFHGGDPSDPAFRELFVRWFQWGTFCPVMRLHGDREPRQPQFGTTGGAACLSGAPNEVWSYGDTVYNICVKYLNLREQMRDYTRELMKEAHEKGTPVMRTLFYEFPEDKTAWEVEDEYLYGSRVLAAPVLEAGAKTRRVYLPGSGVIWKDAWNGQEYPGGSWITVQVTLEDMPVFVKKE, encoded by the coding sequence ATGCTGAAAATCGAAGAAGGAAAACTGAAATACCATTACGATGCGGAAGAACTCTGGATAGAGCCCTGGGGACAGAATTCCCTGCGCATCCGCGCGACTAAAAACAACTGTATGCCGGAAAATGACTGGGCGCTGCAGAAGCCGGCAGATGGGCAGCAGTGCGCAGATATTGCCCCGGCACAGGAAAGCGGCAAAGAGAAGAATACAGAATACAATATCCGTGAGACGGCGCAGGGAGCGGAGATTGTAAACGGCAAAATTACCGCAAAGATTTCGCAGTCCGGGAAAATCATGATTTATAACCAGAAGGGAGAGATTCTTCTGGAGGAATACTGGCGGAACCGCCGGGATGTCCGGGATGCAAAATGCAGCGCCATCGAGGTGGAGGCGCGCGAATTCCGGCCGAACATTGCCGGGGATTACCGTCTGACAATGCGCTTTGAATCGAAAGACCCGCATGAGAAGATTTTTGGAATGGGGCAGTATCAGCAGCCGTACCTGGATCTGAAGGGCATGGACCTGGAGCTGGCGCACCGCAATTCGCAGGCGAGCGTTCCGTTTCTGATTTCCTCGCGCGGATACGGTCTTTTGTGGAACAATCCCTCCATCGGGCGTGCGGTGTTCGGCAGAAATATTATGAGCTTTGAGGCGTATGCCACGAAGGCGCTCGATTACTGGGTGACGGCGGGCGATACGCCGAAGGAGATCGAGGAGGCATATGCGTCTGTTACCGGAACCGTTCCGATGATGCCGGAATACGGGCTTGGCTTCTGGCAGTGCAAGCTGCGCTATCAGACCCAGGAGGAGCTTCTGGAGGTGGCGCGGGAATATAAGCGCCGGAATCTGCCGATTGATTTGATTGTCATAGATTATTTCCACTGGCCGAAGCAGGGAGAGTGGAAATTTGACCCGGTTTACTGGCCGGATCCGGAGGCAATGGTAAAAGAGCTGAAGGAGATGGGAATCGAGCTGATGGTTTCTATCTGGCCGACCGTGGACAGAGAGTGTGAAAATTTTGAGGAAATGCTGGAGAAGGGCTATCTTATCCGGACGGAGCGGGGATTCCGCACCGGACAGTATTTCCTGGGCGCCACACTTTATTATGATGCAACGAATCCGGGCGCGCGGGAGTATGTCTGGGAGAAGGCAAAGAAAAATTATTATGAAAAGGGCATCCGCGTGTTCTGGCTGGACGAGGCGGAGCCGGAGTATTCCGCGTATGATTTTGACAATTACCGCTATTATCTGGGAACAGACCTGGAGGTCGGCAATCTTTATCCGCTGGACTACGCCCGCACCTTTTATGAGGGCATGGAAGCGGAAGGGCAGAAAAATATTGTCAATCTGCTGCGCTGCGCCTGGGCGGGCAGCCAGAAATACGGGGCGCTTGTGTGGTCCGGCGATATCGCTTCCAGCTTCGAGAGTATGAGAAACCAGCTTGCGGCGGGGCTGAACATGGGGCTTGCCGGGATTCCGTGGTGGACGACGGACATCGGCGGTTTTCATGGCGGAGACCCGTCCGACCCGGCATTCCGGGAGCTGTTTGTGCGCTGGTTCCAGTGGGGCACCTTCTGCCCGGTGATGCGCCTGCACGGCGACCGTGAACCGCGTCAGCCGCAGTTCGGCACCACGGGCGGCGCCGCCTGCCTCTCCGGCGCGCCGAACGAGGTATGGAGCTATGGTGATACAGTATACAATATCTGTGTGAAGTATCTGAATCTGCGTGAGCAGATGCGCGACTATACGCGCGAACTGATGAAAGAGGCGCATGAGAAGGGCACGCCGGTCATGCGGACGCTGTTTTATGAATTTCCGGAGGACAAAACTGCCTGGGAGGTGGAGGACGAATACCTCTACGGCAGCCGGGTGCTGGCGGCACCGGTCCTGGAGGCGGGTGCAAAAACACGCAGGGTCTACTTACCCGGCAGCGGCGTTATCTGGAAGGATGCCTGGAACGGACAGGAATATCCGGGCGGAAGCTGGATTACCGTGCAGGTAACGCTGGAGGATATGCCGGTATTTGTAAAGAAGGAGTAA
- a CDS encoding ATP-binding protein: MELTPVNVINQIVAWFAVTILEMIFIIDNVPYWKSVIPKWIAGNAAGIIFVLLYFPYYDLAKFTASRQLETVMIYIWWIVFYFLTILLMRWWFGLSIGQTMVRCIMGICLFAIGNAVIQNFILGLWFPELAEKDTMLYLLLYTACYFLLGATGYFFFARNMRLVENLYGIDSPMVCGFLSILLIFANIVWDISNGIFKHGIEPLMLTDKYNTIVSTVQYFCAFTSVVFSLFVLGILFLFYRITYLRQEENMLQYLQNEKEKQYEYSKQNMEVINQKCHDLKRQIQALRFSRDEEKEKLYQETQSAADFFDYVVKTDNEILNTILTEKGLICHNKRIRLTCTVNGGDFNRISVIDLYTIFSNALDNAIECVEKYEEEKKIIAVNISQIGKMNCIMIENYFDGELIFQNGQLLTSKEDTYYHGFGVRSIQMLSKKYKGDMRISHTNHTFSLQIMLPA; encoded by the coding sequence ATGGAACTTACACCGGTAAATGTAATCAATCAGATTGTGGCATGGTTTGCGGTGACGATTCTTGAAATGATTTTTATCATTGATAATGTTCCTTACTGGAAATCAGTTATTCCAAAATGGATTGCTGGAAATGCGGCAGGAATTATTTTTGTGTTATTGTATTTTCCTTATTATGACCTGGCAAAATTTACGGCTTCCAGACAGCTTGAGACAGTAATGATTTATATCTGGTGGATTGTTTTTTATTTTTTGACAATCCTGCTGATGCGGTGGTGGTTTGGGCTTTCCATTGGACAGACAATGGTCCGGTGCATTATGGGGATATGCCTTTTTGCCATTGGAAATGCGGTTATACAGAATTTTATTCTGGGATTGTGGTTTCCGGAGCTTGCAGAAAAGGATACGATGCTGTATCTGTTGCTTTATACGGCATGTTATTTTCTTCTGGGAGCTACAGGGTATTTCTTCTTTGCAAGAAACATGCGCCTGGTGGAGAATCTTTATGGGATAGATTCGCCTATGGTTTGTGGTTTTTTAAGTATCCTGCTCATTTTTGCCAATATCGTCTGGGATATATCAAATGGAATATTCAAGCACGGAATTGAACCGCTTATGCTGACGGATAAATATAATACTATCGTTAGTACCGTACAGTATTTCTGCGCTTTTACAAGTGTTGTTTTTAGTTTATTTGTGCTAGGAATTCTTTTTCTTTTTTACCGGATTACGTATCTCAGGCAGGAAGAGAACATGCTGCAGTATCTGCAGAATGAGAAAGAAAAGCAGTACGAATATTCAAAGCAGAACATGGAGGTGATTAATCAGAAATGTCATGATTTGAAACGGCAGATACAGGCTTTGCGTTTTTCAAGGGATGAAGAAAAGGAAAAACTGTACCAGGAAACGCAAAGTGCGGCTGATTTCTTTGATTACGTTGTAAAGACAGATAATGAGATATTGAATACGATTCTTACAGAAAAAGGGCTGATCTGCCATAACAAGCGGATTCGTCTGACGTGTACTGTAAATGGAGGCGATTTTAACCGTATATCGGTGATTGACCTGTATACAATATTTTCCAATGCACTCGATAATGCGATTGAGTGTGTAGAAAAATATGAGGAAGAAAAAAAGATTATAGCAGTTAACATTTCTCAGATAGGAAAAATGAACTGTATTATGATTGAAAATTATTTTGATGGAGAACTTATTTTTCAGAACGGACAGCTTCTGACGAGTAAAGAAGACACATATTATCATGGATTTGGCGTAAGGAGTATTCAGATGCTGTCAAAAAAATATAAAGGTGATATGCGAATAAGCCATACAAATCATACTTTCTCCCTGCAGATTATGCTGCCGGCGTGA